The following are encoded together in the Variovorax sp. PBS-H4 genome:
- a CDS encoding AAA family ATPase, with the protein MTFPTIDSVIAGLERAGYYADRRLATAVFLALKLQRPLLLEGEPGVGKTELAKALSSALQRELLRLQCYDGLEQREALYEWNYAAQLLHMRAAEAHGAARDVEAEVYQPHYLIRRPLLQALQAPAPGAVLLIDEVDRADEPFEAFLLEYLGEYQVSIPELGTVRALVPPVTLLTSNRTRELNDAVKRRCLYHWLDYPDRERELSIVRAQVPDASERLSEQVAAFVAGLRSAPFANAFQRAPGIAESVEWARALVALDTLALDPEVVVDTAGILFKQRDDVAALTHELATDLLKAPGAGT; encoded by the coding sequence ATGACTTTCCCGACCATCGACTCCGTCATCGCCGGCCTGGAACGGGCGGGCTACTACGCCGACCGGCGGCTGGCGACGGCAGTGTTTCTAGCGCTCAAGCTGCAGCGCCCGCTGCTGCTGGAGGGCGAGCCCGGGGTGGGCAAGACCGAGCTGGCCAAGGCGCTGTCGAGCGCGCTGCAGCGCGAGCTGCTGCGCTTGCAGTGCTACGACGGGCTGGAGCAGCGCGAGGCCCTCTACGAGTGGAACTACGCGGCGCAGCTGCTCCACATGCGCGCGGCCGAGGCGCACGGCGCGGCGCGTGATGTCGAGGCCGAGGTCTACCAGCCGCACTACCTGATCCGCCGGCCGCTCCTGCAGGCCCTGCAAGCGCCGGCGCCGGGCGCCGTGCTGCTGATCGACGAGGTCGATCGCGCCGACGAACCCTTCGAGGCCTTCCTCCTCGAATACCTCGGCGAATACCAGGTCAGCATTCCCGAACTGGGCACGGTGCGCGCGCTGGTGCCGCCGGTCACGCTGCTCACCAGCAACCGCACACGCGAGCTCAACGACGCGGTCAAGCGCCGTTGCCTCTACCACTGGCTGGACTACCCCGATCGCGAGCGCGAGCTCTCGATCGTGCGCGCGCAGGTGCCCGACGCCAGCGAGCGCTTGTCGGAGCAGGTCGCGGCCTTCGTCGCGGGGCTGCGCAGCGCGCCCTTCGCGAATGCGTTCCAGCGCGCGCCCGGTATCGCCGAAAGCGTGGAATGGGCGCGGGCCCTGGTCGCGCTCGACACGCTGGCCCTCGACCCCGAGGTCGTGGTCGACACCGCCGGCATCCTCTTCAAGCAACGGGATGACGTGGCGGCGTTGACGCACGAGCTCGCCACGGATTTGTTGAAAGCGCCTGGGGCGGGTACATGA
- a CDS encoding thioredoxin family protein, with amino-acid sequence MNTSYASVEPSRDEVDGLSGSTLVEFGAPWCGICKAAQPLIAEALAGAQPLRHLKIEDGSGRPLGRSFGIKLWPTLIFLRDGREVGRLVRPTRVDAISDELARLAQPA; translated from the coding sequence ATGAACACAAGCTACGCAAGCGTCGAGCCCTCGCGCGACGAGGTCGACGGTCTCTCCGGTTCCACGCTCGTCGAGTTCGGCGCGCCGTGGTGCGGGATCTGCAAGGCCGCACAGCCCTTGATCGCCGAGGCGCTGGCCGGCGCGCAGCCGCTGCGCCACTTGAAGATCGAGGACGGCAGCGGCCGGCCGCTGGGCCGTTCCTTCGGCATCAAGCTCTGGCCTACGCTGATCTTTTTGCGCGATGGGCGGGAAGTGGGGCGGCTGGTGCGGCCTACCCGTGTGGATGCGATCTCGGACGAGCTCGCCCGCCTCGCGCAGCCTGCCTAG
- a CDS encoding xanthine dehydrogenase family protein molybdopterin-binding subunit, which yields MGAPDFAKLPHIGEALRRKEDYRFLTGAGQYTDDVNLANQSHAVFLRSPHAHAAIKSIDTTAASKMPGVVGIFSGKDIDGKMGGLPCGWLINNPDGTPMKEPPHPILAIGKVRYVGDHVAMVVADTVEQAKNAAEAIEVDYEVLPALVSVADAAKKAGGVSLHDAAPDNQCYKWTLGDKEKVDEAFANAAHVTKLDLVNNRLVPNPIEPRVAIGSYNRANDEYTLYVANQNPHVERLLMTAFVLGLPEHKVRVIAPDVGGGFGSKIFLYAEDVALTWAAKQLNRSIKWNAERSECFLSDAHGRDHVSHAEMAMDKDGKFLALRVHTDANLGAYLSTFSTAVPTILYATLLAGQYTTPQIYVEVDAWFTNTAPVDAYRGAGRPEATYLLERLVSRCAWEMKLGQDEIRKRNFITEFPYQTPVALQYDTGDFHASMDKAKELAEVAGFAERKKASEARGKLRGIGYSSYIEACGIAPSNIAGALGARAGLFECGEIRVHPTGSVTVFTGSHSHGQGHETTFAQVVAARLGIPVENVDVVHGDTGRVPFGMGTYGSRSISVGGAAIMKALDKIETKAKKIAAHLMEASDADVEFANGEFTIKGTDKKIPFGQVALTAYVPHNYPLDKLEPGLDETAFYDPTNFTFPGGTYVCEVEVDKETGEVKVDRFTAVDDFGTIINPLIVEGQVHGGIVQGLGQALMENCVYDKESGQLLTGSFMDYAMPRAHDFPMFKLDTTCTPCTHNPLGTKGCGEAGAIGSPPALINAVLDALAPLGVKDFDMPASPHRVWEAIQKGSVSPTQEPQQAPLTASTQGRPAP from the coding sequence ATGGGCGCACCCGACTTCGCAAAGCTGCCGCACATCGGCGAGGCACTCAGGCGCAAGGAAGACTACCGCTTCCTCACCGGTGCCGGCCAGTACACCGACGACGTGAACCTGGCCAACCAGTCCCACGCCGTGTTCCTGCGCTCGCCGCATGCGCATGCGGCAATCAAGTCCATCGACACCACGGCGGCCTCGAAGATGCCCGGCGTGGTCGGGATCTTCAGCGGCAAGGACATCGACGGCAAGATGGGCGGGCTGCCCTGCGGCTGGCTCATCAACAACCCCGACGGCACGCCCATGAAGGAGCCGCCGCATCCCATCCTCGCCATCGGCAAGGTGCGCTACGTAGGCGATCACGTGGCCATGGTGGTGGCCGACACGGTGGAGCAGGCGAAGAACGCCGCCGAGGCCATCGAGGTCGACTACGAGGTGCTGCCCGCGCTGGTGAGCGTGGCCGACGCCGCGAAGAAGGCCGGTGGCGTCAGCCTTCATGACGCAGCGCCCGACAACCAGTGCTACAAGTGGACGCTGGGCGACAAGGAGAAGGTCGACGAGGCCTTCGCCAATGCGGCGCACGTGACCAAGCTGGACCTCGTCAACAACCGGCTGGTGCCCAACCCGATCGAGCCGCGGGTCGCCATCGGCAGCTACAACCGCGCCAACGACGAGTACACGCTCTACGTGGCCAACCAGAACCCGCACGTCGAGCGGCTGTTGATGACCGCCTTCGTGCTCGGTCTGCCCGAGCACAAGGTGAGGGTGATCGCGCCCGATGTGGGCGGTGGCTTCGGCTCCAAGATCTTCCTCTACGCCGAGGACGTGGCGCTGACCTGGGCCGCGAAGCAACTCAACCGCAGCATCAAATGGAACGCCGAGCGCTCCGAGTGCTTCCTGTCGGACGCCCATGGCCGCGACCACGTGAGCCATGCCGAAATGGCCATGGACAAGGACGGCAAGTTCCTCGCCCTGCGCGTGCACACCGACGCCAACCTGGGCGCGTACCTGTCGACCTTCTCGACCGCCGTGCCGACCATCCTCTATGCCACGCTGCTGGCGGGCCAGTACACCACGCCGCAGATCTACGTGGAGGTCGATGCCTGGTTCACCAACACCGCGCCGGTCGATGCCTACCGCGGCGCCGGCCGGCCCGAGGCGACCTACCTGCTGGAGCGCCTGGTGTCGCGCTGCGCCTGGGAAATGAAGCTGGGGCAGGATGAGATCCGCAAGCGCAACTTCATCACCGAGTTCCCCTACCAGACGCCCGTCGCATTGCAATACGACACGGGCGACTTCCACGCCTCGATGGACAAGGCGAAGGAACTGGCCGAGGTGGCTGGCTTCGCGGAGCGCAAGAAGGCGAGCGAGGCCAGGGGCAAGCTGCGCGGCATCGGCTACTCGAGCTACATCGAGGCTTGCGGCATCGCGCCATCCAACATCGCGGGTGCGCTGGGCGCGCGCGCCGGCCTGTTCGAGTGCGGCGAGATCCGCGTGCACCCCACCGGCAGCGTGACCGTCTTCACCGGCTCGCACAGCCATGGCCAGGGCCACGAGACGACCTTTGCGCAAGTGGTTGCGGCGCGCCTGGGCATTCCGGTCGAGAACGTGGACGTGGTGCATGGCGACACGGGGCGCGTGCCCTTCGGCATGGGCACCTACGGCTCGCGCTCGATCTCGGTCGGTGGCGCGGCGATCATGAAGGCGCTCGACAAGATCGAGACCAAGGCCAAGAAGATCGCCGCCCACCTGATGGAGGCCAGCGATGCCGACGTGGAGTTCGCCAACGGCGAGTTCACCATCAAGGGCACCGACAAGAAGATCCCGTTCGGCCAGGTGGCGCTCACGGCCTACGTGCCGCACAACTACCCGCTCGACAAGCTGGAGCCGGGGCTGGACGAGACCGCCTTCTACGACCCCACCAACTTCACCTTCCCAGGCGGCACCTACGTCTGCGAAGTGGAGGTGGACAAGGAGACGGGCGAGGTGAAGGTCGACCGCTTCACGGCGGTAGACGACTTCGGCACCATCATCAACCCGTTGATCGTCGAGGGCCAGGTGCACGGCGGCATCGTGCAGGGGCTGGGCCAGGCGCTGATGGAGAACTGCGTCTACGACAAGGAGAGCGGCCAGCTGCTGACCGGCAGCTTCATGGACTACGCGATGCCGCGTGCCCACGATTTCCCGATGTTCAAGCTCGACACCACCTGCACGCCCTGCACGCACAACCCGCTGGGCACCAAGGGCTGCGGCGAGGCCGGCGCCATCGGATCGCCGCCGGCGCTGATCAACGCGGTGCTCGACGCGCTGGCGCCGCTCGGCGTGAAGGACTTCGACATGCCCGCGTCGCCGCACCGCGTGTGGGAGGCCATCCAGAAGGGCAGCGTGAGCCCGACACAGGAACCGCAGCAAGCGCCCTTGACCGCCAGCACCCAGGGGCGCCCGGCGCCCTGA
- a CDS encoding XdhC family protein, which yields MENLDVMVLRTLRDWRLAGRRALLTTVVRTWGSSPRPIGSIMALAEDGAVVGSVSGGCIEDDLIARYSRAHGPSGEMPSGPPALVKYGITADEAHRFGLPCGGTLELLLEYDPDAASLAALVEQLEQGRLMQRSVSLADGAVRLAEASAPAELVVNDRELVNTFGPEYRMLLIGAGQLAEYLSTMAKFSGFAVTLCDPRAEYRTAWSTPGVAISTEMPDDAVLAFKPDRRSCVVALTHDPKLDDLALLEALQTEAFYVGAIGSRRNAQARRERMMEHFDQTEASLARLRGPIGIYIGSKTPPEIAVSVMAEILAVKNNVTLPRETEVAVAKAAAAG from the coding sequence ATGGAAAACCTCGACGTGATGGTTCTGCGCACGCTGCGCGACTGGCGGCTCGCGGGCCGCCGTGCGCTGCTCACGACCGTGGTGCGCACCTGGGGTTCCTCACCGCGGCCGATCGGCTCGATCATGGCGCTGGCGGAGGACGGCGCGGTGGTCGGTTCGGTCTCGGGCGGCTGTATCGAGGACGACCTGATCGCGCGCTACAGCCGCGCCCATGGTCCTTCGGGCGAAATGCCTTCGGGCCCGCCGGCGCTCGTCAAGTACGGCATCACGGCCGACGAGGCGCACCGCTTCGGCCTGCCCTGCGGCGGCACGCTGGAGCTGCTGCTCGAGTACGACCCCGACGCCGCCTCGCTGGCCGCGCTGGTGGAGCAACTGGAGCAGGGCCGGCTGATGCAGCGAAGCGTTTCGCTGGCCGACGGCGCCGTGCGGCTCGCCGAGGCGAGCGCGCCCGCCGAGCTCGTGGTCAACGACAGGGAACTGGTCAACACCTTCGGGCCCGAGTACCGCATGCTGCTGATCGGCGCCGGCCAGCTGGCCGAGTACCTGTCGACCATGGCGAAGTTCAGCGGCTTCGCGGTGACGCTGTGCGACCCGCGCGCCGAGTACCGCACGGCGTGGTCCACGCCCGGCGTCGCCATCAGCACCGAGATGCCCGACGACGCCGTGCTCGCCTTCAAGCCCGACCGCCGCAGCTGCGTGGTGGCGCTCACGCACGACCCCAAGCTCGACGATCTCGCCTTGCTCGAAGCGTTGCAGACCGAGGCCTTCTACGTGGGCGCGATCGGCTCGCGACGCAATGCGCAGGCGCGGCGCGAACGCATGATGGAGCACTTCGACCAGACCGAGGCTTCGCTTGCGCGCCTGCGCGGCCCGATCGGCATCTACATCGGCAGCAAGACGCCGCCGGAGATCGCGGTCAGCGTGATGGCGGAGATCCTGGCGGTGAAGAACAACGTGACGCTCCCGCGCGAGACCGAGGTCGCCGTGGCCAAGGCGGCAGCCGCCGGCTGA
- a CDS encoding helix-turn-helix domain-containing protein translates to MSTPFIPLPERSLTIAQARREWIEGEATGPAGARIEPWLLRSWQRCLAAGHRPQHRVSFDPVTRQSIRGVAERNGALLAAARPVMARLSRAIADTRYFAILTDADGIVVEVGPLPGGSDAAARHARDIARVGVDLSERAVGTTAIGAALAERESVWLHRGEHFFEDTGVYSCAGAPLFGPQGECIGMLDLTGVQVAERPELRHLAVQSAHSIENAMVHNHPCALRLRLDWPGYGAGPGSEGLLCIDEDGRVTASNTAARQMLHRPPGAQPAPHCSELFALPPQMLFDAARRGDAVLEVPLWSGLRVQARPQLADGAQPPPVTGAERPRRLRDVETALIRRAVDDARGNVAEAAQALGISRATVYRKLGRTKGPVGRD, encoded by the coding sequence ATGAGTACCCCTTTCATCCCGCTGCCTGAGCGCTCGCTGACCATTGCGCAGGCGCGGCGCGAATGGATCGAAGGTGAAGCGACAGGCCCAGCCGGCGCCCGCATCGAGCCCTGGCTGCTGCGCTCCTGGCAGCGGTGCCTTGCGGCAGGCCATCGGCCTCAGCATCGGGTGAGCTTCGATCCGGTCACGCGACAGTCGATCCGCGGGGTGGCGGAGCGCAACGGAGCCCTGCTCGCCGCCGCACGGCCGGTGATGGCGCGGCTCTCGCGCGCCATCGCCGACACGCGCTACTTCGCCATCCTGACCGACGCCGACGGCATCGTGGTCGAGGTCGGCCCCCTGCCCGGCGGCAGCGACGCCGCCGCTCGCCATGCACGCGACATCGCGCGGGTGGGCGTCGACCTGTCGGAGCGCGCGGTCGGCACCACCGCCATCGGCGCGGCGCTGGCCGAGCGCGAGTCCGTGTGGCTGCATCGCGGCGAGCACTTCTTCGAGGACACCGGTGTCTACAGCTGCGCGGGTGCGCCGCTGTTCGGCCCCCAAGGGGAGTGCATCGGCATGCTGGACCTGACCGGGGTGCAGGTGGCCGAGCGGCCCGAGCTGCGGCATCTGGCGGTCCAGTCGGCGCACAGCATCGAGAACGCGATGGTGCACAACCATCCGTGCGCACTGAGGCTTCGTCTGGACTGGCCGGGCTATGGCGCCGGGCCGGGCAGCGAAGGCCTTCTCTGCATCGACGAGGACGGCCGCGTCACGGCCAGCAATACGGCGGCGCGCCAGATGCTGCACCGGCCGCCGGGCGCGCAGCCCGCGCCGCACTGCAGCGAGCTGTTTGCGCTGCCGCCGCAGATGCTGTTCGACGCGGCACGCCGCGGCGATGCAGTGCTGGAGGTGCCGCTGTGGTCCGGCCTGCGGGTGCAGGCAAGGCCGCAGCTTGCCGATGGCGCTCAGCCACCGCCAGTGACCGGCGCCGAGCGCCCGCGACGCCTGCGTGATGTGGAGACGGCGCTGATCCGCCGCGCCGTCGACGACGCACGGGGCAACGTGGCAGAGGCAGCGCAGGCGCTGGGCATCAGCCGGGCCACCGTTTACCGCAAGCTGGGCCGCACGAAGGGCCCCGTCGGCCGAGACTGA
- a CDS encoding (2Fe-2S)-binding protein, which produces MQVSFTVNGRAVTVDAPPNTFLVQAIRERLNLTGTHVGCDTAQCGACTILVDGRAVKSCNVLVAQVAGTEITTIEGIAQPDGTLHPMQAAFKECHGLQCGFCTPGMVMSAIDLCTHHPKSSESEIRELLDGNLCRCTGYQNIVKAVQMGGEAMAAAPARTSATA; this is translated from the coding sequence ATGCAGGTTTCATTCACGGTCAACGGCCGCGCGGTCACGGTCGATGCACCCCCCAACACGTTCCTCGTGCAAGCGATCCGCGAGCGCCTCAACCTCACGGGCACCCACGTCGGCTGCGACACCGCGCAGTGCGGCGCCTGCACGATCCTGGTCGATGGCCGGGCGGTCAAGTCATGCAACGTGCTGGTGGCACAGGTGGCCGGTACCGAGATCACCACCATCGAGGGCATTGCGCAGCCCGACGGCACGCTGCATCCGATGCAGGCGGCCTTCAAGGAGTGCCACGGCCTGCAGTGCGGCTTCTGCACCCCGGGCATGGTGATGAGCGCCATCGACCTGTGCACCCACCACCCCAAGTCCAGCGAGAGCGAGATCCGCGAACTGCTGGACGGCAACCTGTGCCGCTGTACCGGCTACCAGAACATCGTCAAGGCCGTGCAGATGGGCGGGGAGGCCATGGCGGCGGCGCCGGCCCGGACCTCGGCCACGGCGTAA
- the aspA gene encoding aspartate ammonia-lyase, which translates to MSKSRIEHDLLGDREVPADAYYGVHTLRAKENFRISGTTISAFPELVIALASVKEAAAQANAGLGLLPPELRDAIVAACEEIRHGALHDQFVVDVIQGGAGTSTNMNANEVVCNRALEILGHQRGEYQYLHPNEHVNMAQSTNDVYPTAIRVATCFAIERLLAAMAHLRDAFAAKATEFAHLLKIGRTQLQDAVPMTLGQEFSTYAVMLEEDIARLTEASALIREINLGATAIGTGITAHPEYAGKALAALRTITGLDLSTAPNLIEATQDCGAFVQLSGVLKRIAVKLSKTCNDLRLLSSGPRSGFGEINLPPMQAGSSIMPGKVNPVIPEVVNQICFEVFGNDLTVTFAAEGGQLQLNAFEPIIASALFRSFKHLTNGCTTLADLCVAGITANPDRLRESIERSIALVTALNPIIGYKEATEVAAEAYANGTNVREVVLRRKLMTESELEDALRHEVLTQPRVYEKARKAG; encoded by the coding sequence ATGAGCAAGTCCCGCATCGAACACGATCTGCTGGGTGACCGCGAGGTACCCGCCGACGCCTATTACGGCGTGCACACGCTGCGTGCCAAGGAGAACTTCCGGATCTCGGGCACGACCATCTCGGCCTTCCCCGAACTGGTGATCGCGCTGGCCTCCGTCAAGGAAGCGGCGGCGCAGGCCAACGCCGGGCTGGGCCTGCTGCCTCCCGAGCTGCGCGACGCGATCGTGGCGGCCTGCGAGGAGATCCGCCACGGCGCGCTGCACGACCAGTTCGTGGTCGACGTGATCCAGGGCGGCGCAGGCACCTCCACCAACATGAACGCCAACGAGGTGGTGTGCAACCGGGCACTGGAAATCCTCGGGCACCAGCGCGGCGAGTACCAGTACCTGCACCCCAACGAGCACGTGAACATGGCGCAGAGCACCAACGACGTGTACCCGACGGCGATCCGCGTTGCGACCTGCTTCGCGATCGAGCGTCTGCTCGCGGCGATGGCGCATTTGCGGGACGCCTTCGCCGCCAAGGCCACGGAGTTCGCGCACCTGCTCAAGATCGGCCGCACCCAGCTGCAGGACGCGGTGCCGATGACCCTGGGCCAGGAGTTCTCGACCTATGCGGTGATGCTGGAGGAGGACATCGCGCGCCTGACCGAGGCCTCGGCGCTGATCCGCGAAATCAACCTCGGGGCCACCGCGATCGGCACCGGCATCACCGCCCATCCGGAGTACGCGGGCAAGGCCCTGGCGGCGCTGCGCACGATCACGGGGCTGGACCTTTCCACCGCGCCCAACCTGATCGAGGCGACGCAGGACTGCGGTGCCTTCGTGCAGCTGTCGGGCGTGCTGAAGCGCATTGCCGTCAAGCTGTCGAAGACCTGCAACGACCTGCGGCTGCTCTCGAGCGGGCCGCGCTCGGGCTTCGGCGAGATCAACCTGCCGCCGATGCAGGCCGGCTCGTCGATCATGCCGGGCAAGGTCAATCCGGTGATCCCGGAAGTGGTGAACCAGATCTGCTTCGAAGTATTCGGCAACGACCTCACCGTGACCTTCGCGGCCGAGGGCGGACAGCTGCAGCTCAACGCCTTCGAGCCGATCATCGCCAGCGCGTTGTTCCGCAGCTTCAAGCACCTGACCAACGGCTGCACGACGCTGGCCGACCTGTGCGTGGCGGGCATCACCGCCAACCCGGACCGGCTGCGCGAGAGCATCGAGCGCTCGATCGCGCTGGTCACCGCGCTCAACCCCATCATCGGCTACAAGGAGGCGACCGAGGTCGCGGCCGAGGCTTACGCGAACGGGACCAATGTGCGCGAGGTGGTGCTGAGGCGCAAGCTCATGACCGAGTCAGAGCTGGAGGACGCGCTGCGCCACGAGGTGCTGACGCAGCCGCGGGTGTACGAGAAGGCGAGGAAGGCGGGCTGA
- a CDS encoding CoxG family protein, with product MEMLGNRRLPITQQQAWEALNDPETLKKCIPGCDKFEPAGDNEYTVALAVKIGPVSAKFNGKVRLADITPPDSYKLSFEGQGGVAGFAKGSSTVSLKPAADAQAPACELDYTVQAQVGGKIAQLGQRLIDGAAKSTADDFFKRFEAEMQARYGPPPAVENTEAQAGEPSEKTGAMAGLMRKMGFGKKDGTPGGNAGETPGE from the coding sequence ATGGAAATGCTCGGCAACCGCCGGCTCCCGATCACGCAGCAGCAAGCCTGGGAGGCGCTCAACGATCCCGAGACGCTGAAGAAGTGCATTCCCGGCTGCGACAAGTTCGAGCCTGCGGGCGACAACGAATACACGGTCGCGCTCGCGGTCAAGATCGGCCCCGTGTCGGCCAAGTTCAACGGCAAGGTCAGGCTGGCCGACATCACGCCGCCCGACAGCTACAAGCTCTCCTTCGAGGGGCAGGGCGGCGTGGCGGGCTTCGCCAAGGGATCTTCCACTGTCTCGCTCAAGCCGGCGGCCGATGCGCAGGCGCCGGCCTGCGAGCTCGATTACACGGTGCAGGCGCAGGTGGGCGGCAAGATTGCGCAACTGGGCCAGCGCCTGATCGATGGCGCTGCCAAGTCGACGGCCGACGACTTCTTCAAGCGATTCGAGGCCGAGATGCAGGCGCGCTACGGGCCGCCGCCCGCTGTCGAGAACACCGAGGCGCAGGCGGGAGAACCATCCGAGAAGACCGGCGCGATGGCAGGCCTGATGCGCAAGATGGGCTTCGGCAAGAAGGACGGCACGCCCGGCGGGAACGCCGGCGAGACGCCGGGCGAGTAA
- a CDS encoding vWA domain-containing protein, whose product MQQLGDARRGKLADNMAGFGRALRRAGVRTDSARIALAAEAAMLVGVQSRPDLAAAMEAVMISREQDREVFRELFDAWFRDPELAAKLLAQMLPSAEGKAEPSKRRPRVREALAAPREKVQPAQTEREVDFDAAMTASDRQRMHHADFNALGAAEYRLVERLARDVALPVPTIAARRLHAAANAGAHSRMNWPGVWHEAGRTGGEMLRLPRLARRTQPLPLLVLIDVSGSMERYARLLLAFLHAATRRAGRRDVFAFGTQLTDLTPAFRIADTDAMLGAAGAAIADFAGGTRLGSSLAELHRYHARRLTGRRTLVLVISDGLDTGEPEMLERELLWLKRHSRRVLWLNPLLRYEGYAPLARGAAVLHRHADAMLAVHNLNALEQLASSLAALMRCGR is encoded by the coding sequence ATGCAGCAACTCGGTGACGCCCGCCGAGGCAAGCTGGCCGACAACATGGCCGGCTTCGGCCGTGCATTGCGGCGTGCCGGCGTACGAACCGATTCGGCCCGCATCGCGCTTGCGGCCGAGGCCGCGATGCTCGTCGGCGTGCAGAGCCGGCCCGACCTCGCCGCCGCAATGGAGGCCGTGATGATCAGCCGCGAGCAGGACCGCGAGGTCTTCCGCGAGCTCTTCGATGCGTGGTTCCGCGACCCCGAGCTCGCCGCCAAGCTGCTCGCACAAATGCTGCCGAGCGCCGAAGGAAAAGCCGAGCCCTCCAAGCGCCGGCCGCGGGTGCGCGAGGCGCTTGCCGCGCCGCGCGAAAAGGTGCAGCCCGCGCAGACCGAGCGCGAGGTGGATTTCGATGCGGCCATGACCGCCAGCGACCGCCAGCGCATGCACCACGCCGACTTCAACGCGTTGGGTGCCGCCGAGTACCGGCTGGTCGAACGTTTGGCGCGCGATGTCGCGCTGCCGGTGCCCACCATTGCCGCGCGCCGCCTGCATGCGGCCGCCAACGCCGGTGCCCATTCGCGCATGAACTGGCCGGGCGTCTGGCATGAAGCCGGCCGCACCGGCGGCGAGATGCTTCGCCTGCCGCGGCTCGCGCGGCGCACGCAGCCGCTGCCTTTGCTGGTGCTGATCGACGTCTCTGGCTCGATGGAGCGCTATGCGCGCCTGCTGCTGGCCTTCCTGCATGCGGCGACGCGCCGCGCCGGCCGCCGCGACGTGTTCGCCTTCGGCACCCAGCTGACCGACCTGACGCCCGCCTTCCGCATCGCCGACACCGACGCCATGCTGGGCGCCGCCGGCGCTGCCATCGCCGATTTCGCCGGCGGCACCCGCCTGGGCTCGTCGCTGGCAGAGCTGCACCGGTACCACGCGCGCCGGTTGACCGGCCGCCGCACCCTCGTGCTGGTGATCAGCGACGGCCTGGACACCGGCGAGCCCGAGATGCTGGAACGTGAGCTGCTGTGGCTCAAGCGCCATTCGCGGCGTGTGCTGTGGCTCAACCCGTTGCTGCGCTACGAAGGCTATGCTCCGCTGGCGCGCGGGGCCGCGGTACTGCACCGCCATGCGGACGCGATGCTCGCGGTCCACAATCTCAACGCATTGGAGCAATTGGCCTCCAGCCTCGCAGCGCTGATGCGCTGCGGCCGTTAA
- a CDS encoding FAD binding domain-containing protein produces MYAFTLERPATVADAARLAAAGGKLLAGGQTLLASMKLRLAAPEQLVDLGGIKELAGVKKEGNAFVIGAMTRHLDVGANAEIKAAFPALAWLADHIGDRQVRAMGTIGGSLANNDPSACYPSAVLGSGATVITTKREVAADDFFQGLFATALEEGELITAVRFPIPKRAAYEKLRQKASNFPLVGIFVTQGDGGVRVAVTGAGNGVFRHKGLEEALSKSFTPEAAAGVKIDASELNSDLHATAAYRANLISVLTQRAVRKALG; encoded by the coding sequence ATGTATGCCTTTACCCTAGAACGTCCCGCCACCGTGGCGGATGCGGCCAGGCTGGCCGCAGCCGGCGGCAAGCTGCTGGCCGGCGGCCAGACCCTCCTGGCCTCGATGAAGCTGCGCCTCGCGGCGCCCGAGCAGCTGGTCGACCTCGGCGGCATTAAGGAACTGGCCGGCGTCAAGAAGGAAGGCAATGCCTTCGTGATCGGCGCCATGACGCGCCACCTCGACGTCGGCGCCAACGCCGAGATCAAGGCCGCCTTCCCGGCCCTGGCCTGGCTGGCCGACCACATCGGCGACCGCCAGGTCCGCGCCATGGGCACCATCGGCGGCTCGCTGGCCAACAACGATCCCTCGGCCTGCTACCCGAGCGCGGTGCTGGGCTCGGGCGCCACCGTCATCACCACCAAGCGCGAGGTCGCGGCCGACGACTTCTTCCAGGGCCTGTTCGCGACCGCGCTGGAAGAGGGCGAGCTCATCACCGCAGTCCGCTTCCCGATCCCGAAGCGCGCCGCCTACGAGAAGCTGCGCCAGAAGGCCTCCAACTTCCCGCTGGTCGGCATCTTCGTGACGCAGGGCGATGGTGGCGTGCGCGTGGCCGTCACCGGTGCGGGCAATGGCGTGTTCCGGCACAAGGGGCTCGAAGAGGCACTGAGCAAGAGCTTCACGCCCGAGGCCGCGGCCGGCGTGAAGATCGATGCGAGCGAGCTCAACAGCGACCTGCATGCGACGGCCGCCTACCGTGCCAACCTGATCAGCGTGTTGACGCAGCGGGCGGTGCGCAAGGCGCTGGGCTGA